The DNA window TTTTTAAATCAAATATTGAAATTAAAAACATGATTATATCCAATTAAAATAATTTGGCTAAATGCTATTTTGAGGTGTTAGGTGAAAACATGTTTTTTTATAGAATCCTGAAAGGATTCAAGGTATAAGCTCAGGGTGAAGTGAAACGAGCCCTGAGACTTTAAGTTAAAATCAAAGTAAGGACTGAAAGTCCGAAAGGTAATTAATTATAAAATTATGGCATAGAGTTAATAAAAAATATGTGTGGGACTAACAATTTTTTTGTATATGAAGCTATCACCCTTTCAGGGTTTACGTTAAATATAAATTATTTAACTCAGGACTTCGTTTCACTTCGCCCTGAGCTAATACATAAAGGGGCGATGCCCCTTAGAAATATACTCAGCACCTCAAAATAATATTTAGCCAATAATTTTCGATTTTGAAAATATGAAATCAAATAAAACTTTATATGTTAAAAACAGGAATGAATGGAGAAAATGGTTAGAAAATAATCATTTATCTGAAGATGAAATATGGTTGATATATTTTAAAAAACACACAGGACAACCTACAATTCCTTATAATGACGCAGTCGAGGAAGCCTTATGTTTTGGATGGATTGATAGTACAGTAAAAAAAATTGATTCCGAAAAATATAAACAAAGATATACTCCACGCAAAAAAAATAGTGTATGGTCAAAAATAAACAAAGAAAGGGCTATAAAAATGATAAATAGTGGATTAATGGTTAAGGAAGGATTAAACAAAATTGAGGAAGCAAAAAAGAACGGGAAATGGGAAGAAGCATATTCATCAAAAAAGGAACTGGATATTCCTTGTGATATGAAAGAAGCTCTTATGGAAGACAAAAAAGCATGGGCAAATTTCAATAATTTCGCAAACTCCTATAAAAACATGTATATAGGTTGGGTAACTGCTGCAAAACGAGAAGAAACACGAAAAAAAAGAATTAATGAAGTAGTAAATCGCTCAATACAAAACATAAAGCCGGGAATGATGTAAAACCAGTAGTAATTCCGTTTGTTTGTTATTATAAAAAATATCATATACAGATTTTAAATCAAATATTAAAACTACTGATGAAGCATTTTTTAAAAAATGTAAGTATGCCTGTTGATTATAATTTTTTTATATAATTATTCTTATTCCCAAAATATAGTCAAAGGAAAAATAATAGACAGTAAGACTAAAAAAAGTCTTGCTTTTGTAAATATAATATTTAATAATAAACCTTATTTAGGAACTACAACAGATATAGATGGAAAATTCTTTTTTAAATCATCTCAAAAACTTAAAAACTTAACATGTAGTTATGTTGGTTATGAAAGATTTACAATAGTTTTTGATACAATAGAAAAAAAATGTGAAAAAATAAACATTGAATTACACCCTTCTGCATATAAACTGAAGGAAGTTATAGTTAAAGCAGGCGAAAATCCAGCTAACAGAATAATCAAAAAACTAATTGAAAATAAAGATATAAATAATCCTGAAAATATTTCTTCTTTCAAATATCATTCCTACAATAAGGTAATTTATGATTTTGAACTAAATGATACTATTGACACAGATAGTATAAAAATAAAAATAGACAGTATGTTAAAAGGAGGACATATGCTTATCATGGAATCTGTAACGGAAAGAAAATATATTAAACCGGATAAGAACGAAGAAATTATATTGGGAACCAAAGTTTCCGGTTTTAAACATCCTTCATTTGCTTCACTGGCTACTGATATTCAACCATTTTCTTTTTATAAAGACATGATTACGGTCTTAGATATTAATTATCTTAATCCTATCAGTAATGGAAGTTTAAAAAAATACCACTTTAATATTGAAGATACTTTATTTCACAACAAGGATACAATATATATTATCTCTTTTAAACCCTTGCCTAATAAAATTTTGAAGCTTTTACAGGAGTTCTCTACGTTAATACAAATAAATATGCTATTCAAAATGTTATTGCTCAACCTTTCGAAAAAGGTCTTATTGATATTAAAATACAGCAACAATATGAATATATTGATAACAAACAATGGTTTCCTGTTCAGTTAAATTTTGAAATGATTGTTTGGCCATATTCTTCAAAAGAAGTTGGAATGAGTGCAAATGGGAAAAGTTATATAAAAAATGTAGAATTATTTACAGATATTAATGATAAAGATTTTTCTGTTGAATCTATTAGAATGCATAAGTTAGCAAATAAAAGAGATAGTTTATTTTGGAATAAATATCGAACAGATTCCTTGACTATCAAAGAAATTACAACTTATCATGTAATAGATAGCTTAGGGCAAAAATTAAAATTTGATTCTATATTAAAAATTTTAGAGAAAGTAGCTTTATATAAAATTCCTTTATCATTTGTTGATATTGATTTAACAAAAATATTCACAAGTAATAAATTTGAAGGAAGTAGACTTGGCATAGGTTTACATACAAATGAGCGAATATTAAAATTTTTATCAATTGGTGGATTTTTTGGATACGGACTGAAAGATCACCAGTGGAAATATGGAGGAGAGTTTATATTAACAATTGACGAAAATGAAGAATTAAAAATTAATGGGAAATATCAAAATACTTTAATAGAATCAGGAAGGTCCGGCTTAAAGTATTTCAACCAAAACTATTATGAATTAAGAGATTTTTTAATTTCCCAAATGGACAGGAAAATTCAAAATACATTTTCAATAGGCTTTCGAACTATGAAATATGCTAAATTAAATATATCAATAAATCAAACTCAGGTAAAGCCACAGTTTAGTTATGAATACCTATTAAATGACTTTCAAAAAATTACAAATTACTCTTATACCGATTTGACTGTTAATTTAAGATATGCTAATAAGGAAAAAATTATCAGCTCATTTAATCAAAGAATAAGTATGGGGTCTAAATATCCTGTATTATACATTAGCTATACAAAAGGGCTAAAAAACTTATTTAATAGTGAGTTTGATTTTAATAGAATAGAATTAAGGATTGAGGAATCATTTTTAACAAAAAATTTTGGAGAGACAAAATTTAGATTAGATGCCGGTTATATTGATAAACCTTTGCCTTATAGTCTTTTATTTACAGGTGAAGGATGCTATGATAAAAATTTACCTGTCTTATTAAAAAAT is part of the Bacteroidales bacterium genome and encodes:
- a CDS encoding YdeI/OmpD-associated family protein produces the protein MKSNKTLYVKNRNEWRKWLENNHLSEDEIWLIYFKKHTGQPTIPYNDAVEEALCFGWIDSTVKKIDSEKYKQRYTPRKKNSVWSKINKERAIKMINSGLMVKEGLNKIEEAKKNGKWEEAYSSKKELDIPCDMKEALMEDKKAWANFNNFANSYKNMYIGWVTAAKREETRKKRINEVVNRSIQNIKPGMM
- a CDS encoding carboxypeptidase-like regulatory domain-containing protein, encoding MIIIFLYNYSYSQNIVKGKIIDSKTKKSLAFVNIIFNNKPYLGTTTDIDGKFFFKSSQKLKNLTCSYVGYERFTIVFDTIEKKCEKINIELHPSAYKLKEVIVKAGENPANRIIKKLIENKDINNPENISSFKYHSYNKVIYDFELNDTIDTDSIKIKIDSMLKGGHMLIMESVTERKYIKPDKNEEIILGTKVSGFKHPSFASLATDIQPFSFYKDMITVLDINYLNPISNGSLKKYHFNIEDTLFHNKDTIYIISFKPLPNKILKLLQEFSTLIQINMLFKMLLLNLSKKVLLILKYSNNMNILITNNGFLFS